In Rickettsiella endosymbiont of Aleochara curtula, one genomic interval encodes:
- a CDS encoding iron-sulfur cluster assembly accessory protein has product MTQVNVPIYEPAESKSKLDQLCLTPSAIQHIKKILAKQVREKCFRLSVKRSGCSGFSYVVDYVDSVHSEDLKFSIDDELVVFVDRASFPILQGVCIDYVQNGINGTLKFINPNQTAACGCGESFSIEEK; this is encoded by the coding sequence ATGACACAAGTTAATGTCCCTATCTACGAGCCTGCTGAAAGTAAAAGTAAGCTTGATCAGCTTTGTTTAACTCCTTCAGCGATTCAACATATTAAAAAGATCCTTGCTAAGCAAGTAAGGGAAAAATGTTTTCGTTTGAGTGTTAAGCGTTCTGGCTGTTCAGGCTTTTCCTATGTGGTGGATTATGTAGATAGCGTCCATTCCGAAGATTTAAAATTTTCTATTGATGATGAATTAGTTGTTTTTGTTGATCGAGCAAGTTTTCCTATCCTACAGGGGGTTTGTATTGACTATGTACAAAACGGAATTAATGGGACGCTGAAATTCATTAATCCAAATCAAACGGCCGCCTGTGGATGTGGCGAAAGTTTTAGTATAGAGGAAAAATAG
- a CDS encoding HPr family phosphocarrier protein, with protein sequence MICKIITINNKLGLHARASMKWVKIARCFISQITLKCNGKQVDGKSILEVMGLTARQGSPVEVIVQGEDEAAALTVLEKLVTDRFGEEG encoded by the coding sequence ATGATATGTAAAATTATTACGATAAATAACAAATTGGGATTACATGCACGCGCTTCAATGAAGTGGGTCAAAATCGCAAGATGTTTTATTAGCCAAATTACACTCAAATGTAATGGTAAACAAGTAGATGGGAAGAGTATTTTAGAAGTGATGGGGCTTACCGCTCGGCAAGGTAGTCCTGTTGAAGTCATCGTTCAAGGGGAAGATGAAGCTGCAGCGTTAACGGTGTTAGAAAAATTAGTCACAGATAGGTTTGGTGAAGAGGGGTGA
- a CDS encoding amino acid permease, which yields MFNKLDTKLLGGILLIVGTAIGGGMLALPIATAEAGFTNSLLLLLLCWFIMTASAFLVLEVNLWLPPNTNIISMSRILLGRWGESIAWISYLLLFYSVLAAYMAGGGDFLSGLLLNLGFKVPNWLSILLFVAILSYVVYRGIHYVDYVNRGLMFSKFSIYILLILFIIPSISISKLTDGNMLYLTSGATVMITSFTFANIIPSLRTYFKDDIPKLRKAILIGSLIPLICYLFWDLCIMGVLPREGNYGLINMLHSKHSTSEFVTQLSNALNNPLITFIARIFTSICLATSFLASGLSLSDFLADGLRTSKRGKGGVIVYLATFLPPMTVVLFYPGAFIGALSYAGIYCAILFILLPSLMAWRGRYRKNSLAKGFRVKGGRPLLLVLGVAGVLFIGNGVQIAFT from the coding sequence ATGTTTAACAAATTAGATACTAAGCTTCTTGGGGGTATTTTACTCATAGTGGGCACAGCGATAGGCGGCGGAATGTTGGCATTGCCTATTGCAACTGCCGAAGCAGGCTTTACAAACTCCTTGCTTCTTTTATTACTCTGCTGGTTCATAATGACCGCCAGCGCTTTCTTGGTGCTTGAAGTTAATCTATGGCTCCCGCCTAATACAAATATTATTTCCATGTCGCGAATTTTATTAGGTCGATGGGGTGAATCTATCGCTTGGATAAGCTATCTTTTATTATTTTATTCCGTCCTTGCCGCTTATATGGCTGGTGGCGGAGATTTTCTCAGTGGCTTATTGCTTAATTTGGGGTTCAAAGTACCTAACTGGTTATCTATTCTTCTGTTTGTAGCCATTTTAAGTTACGTAGTTTACCGAGGCATTCACTATGTCGATTATGTGAATCGTGGTTTGATGTTTAGTAAGTTTAGCATTTATATTTTACTTATTTTATTTATTATTCCGTCTATCTCTATCTCTAAGTTAACCGATGGAAACATGCTTTACCTAACGAGCGGGGCAACAGTAATGATAACCTCGTTTACTTTTGCTAATATCATACCGAGTCTACGTACTTATTTTAAAGATGATATTCCAAAATTACGTAAAGCAATTTTAATAGGTAGCTTAATTCCCCTAATTTGTTATTTGTTTTGGGATCTATGCATCATGGGAGTACTTCCTCGTGAAGGGAATTATGGGCTGATTAACATGCTACATTCTAAACACTCAACCAGTGAGTTTGTTACGCAGCTAAGCAATGCCTTAAATAACCCGTTAATCACTTTTATAGCCAGAATTTTTACCTCCATTTGTCTAGCTACCTCTTTTCTTGCCAGCGGTCTAAGCTTATCTGATTTTTTGGCCGATGGTTTACGTACTAGCAAACGAGGAAAAGGAGGAGTTATCGTCTATTTGGCTACCTTTCTCCCCCCCATGACGGTAGTACTCTTTTATCCTGGTGCTTTTATTGGCGCATTAAGTTATGCTGGAATTTATTGTGCAATTCTTTTTATTTTACTCCCCTCTCTTATGGCCTGGCGTGGTCGTTATAGAAAAAATTCATTAGCTAAAGGATTTAGAGTTAAAG